The following proteins are encoded in a genomic region of Peromyscus eremicus chromosome 14, PerEre_H2_v1, whole genome shotgun sequence:
- the Vcpkmt gene encoding protein N-lysine methyltransferase METTL21D isoform X1 gives MAAAPEPAVEDPLWSFVRVLEKRDGTVLRLQQYGSGGVGCVVWDAAIVLSKYLETPAFSGDGAHALSRRSVLELGSGTGAVGLMAATLGADVVVTDLEELQDLLKMNISMNKHLVTGSVQAKVLKWGEELEDVTSPDYILMADCIYYEESLEPLLKTLKDLSGSETCIICCYEQRTMGKNPEIEKKYFELLQLDFDFEEIPLDKHDEEYRSEDIHIIYIKRKKSKLPS, from the exons atGGCGGCCGCCCCGGAGCCGGCGGTGGAGGACCCGCTGTGGAGCTTTGTGCGGGTTCTGGAGAAGCGGGACGGGACAGTGCTTCGGCTGCAGCAGTACGGCTCCGGAGGCGTGGGCTGCGTGGTGTGGGACGCCGCCATCGTCCTCTCCAAATACCTGGAGACGCCGGCGTTCTCCGGCGACGGGGCCCACGCTCTGAGTCGCCGCTCGGTGCTGGAGCTGGGTTCGGGCACCGGGGCCGTGGGGCTGATGGCCGCCACCCTCGG GGCAGATGTGGTAGTCACTGATCTCGAGGAGCTGCAAGACCTGCTGAAAATGAACATCAGTATGAACAAGCATCTTGTGACTGGTTCCGTTCAAGCCAAGGTACTGAAATG GGGGGAAGAATTAGAAGACGTGACTTCGCCAGACTACATATTAATGGCCGACTGCATATACTATGAGGAG tcctTGGAACCCTTGCTGAAAACATTAAAAGATCTCAGTGGATCTGAAACTTGTATTATATGTTGTTATGAACAGCGCACAATGGGGAAAAAtccagaaattgagaaaaagtatTTTGAG CTCCTTCAACTAGACTTTGACTTTGAGGAAATACCCTTGGACAAACATGATGAGGAATACCGAAGTGAAGACattcatattatatatatcaAAAGGAAGAAATCG AAACTGCCATCATGA
- the Vcpkmt gene encoding protein N-lysine methyltransferase METTL21D isoform X2, whose product MAAAPEPAVEDPLWSFVRVLEKRDGTVLRLQQYGSGGVGCVVWDAAIVLSKYLETPAFSGDGAHALSRRSVLELGSGTGAVGLMAATLGADVVVTDLEELQDLLKMNISMNKHLVTGSVQAKVLKWGEELEDVTSPDYILMADCIYYEESLEPLLKTLKDLSGSETCIICCYEQRTMGKNPEIEKKYFELLQLDFDFEEIPLDKHDEEYRSEDIHIIYIKRKKSTKQD is encoded by the exons atGGCGGCCGCCCCGGAGCCGGCGGTGGAGGACCCGCTGTGGAGCTTTGTGCGGGTTCTGGAGAAGCGGGACGGGACAGTGCTTCGGCTGCAGCAGTACGGCTCCGGAGGCGTGGGCTGCGTGGTGTGGGACGCCGCCATCGTCCTCTCCAAATACCTGGAGACGCCGGCGTTCTCCGGCGACGGGGCCCACGCTCTGAGTCGCCGCTCGGTGCTGGAGCTGGGTTCGGGCACCGGGGCCGTGGGGCTGATGGCCGCCACCCTCGG GGCAGATGTGGTAGTCACTGATCTCGAGGAGCTGCAAGACCTGCTGAAAATGAACATCAGTATGAACAAGCATCTTGTGACTGGTTCCGTTCAAGCCAAGGTACTGAAATG GGGGGAAGAATTAGAAGACGTGACTTCGCCAGACTACATATTAATGGCCGACTGCATATACTATGAGGAG tcctTGGAACCCTTGCTGAAAACATTAAAAGATCTCAGTGGATCTGAAACTTGTATTATATGTTGTTATGAACAGCGCACAATGGGGAAAAAtccagaaattgagaaaaagtatTTTGAG CTCCTTCAACTAGACTTTGACTTTGAGGAAATACCCTTGGACAAACATGATGAGGAATACCGAAGTGAAGACattcatattatatatatcaAAAGGAAGAAATCG